Proteins from a single region of Engystomops pustulosus chromosome 5, aEngPut4.maternal, whole genome shotgun sequence:
- the CROT gene encoding peroxisomal carnitine O-octanoyltransferase: MENHVFGSVEERTFQYQETLPPLPVPSLAESLSKYCESVKPFLNEDEYKKTFRIVKDFENGIGKELHQKLLERARTRKNWLEEWWLNAAYLDVRMPSQLNVNFGGPAPYLEHYWPPKLGTQLERGSMATWFTLKYWELIRSEKLAVHKARSSPLDMSQFRNLFNTCKIPGVTRDKICNYFKTESEGNCPTHLIAMCRGRIFSFEAVLDGQILSPPEISRQLSYIQNICQNGRDGPGVSALTTEERTRWARSRQHLISLDPQNLSHLERIQSSLFVLSLDEECPQGSPEDYSQIAMLALAGDPTIRWGDKSYNFILWRNGVFGSNCDHAPYDAMVLVALCDYIDQSIKACEGRWKGSSYVRELPHPEELVFTVDQRIINDIASAKAQYHSQVSDLQLANYAFTSFGKSLVKKKKLHPDTFVQLSLQLAFYKLHGRPGCCYETATTRMFYHGRTETMRPCTMEAANWCRSMLDPASTRAQRRELMLKAFAKHNKLMSECQLGKGFDRHLLGLLLIAKKQGLAVPEIYNDPAFTKSGGGGNFVLSTSLVGYTSIHGAVVPMIHDGYGFFYRIRDDRFVAACTAWKSSPETDADKLLRTVFQNFHDMVDLMVSAQL; encoded by the exons ATGGAGAATCATGTCTTTGGTTCTGTAGAGGAGCGGACGTTCCAGTACCAGGAGactctccctcctctccctgttccttcCCTTGCAGAGTCCTTGTCTAAGTACTGCGAATCAG TAAAACCCTTTCTGAATGAAGACGAATACAAgaaaacatttagaattgtgaaaGACTTTGAAAATGGAATAGGCAAAGAACTTCACCAAAAGCTTTTAGAAAGGGCGCGGACACGGAAAAACTGG CTGGAGGAATGGTGGCTGAACGCAGCCTATCTGGATGTCCGGATGCCGTCTCAGCTCAATGTCAACTTCGGTGGTCCGGCCCCTTACCTGGAGCATTACTGGCCCCCCAAACTGGGCACCCAGCTAGAAAGAGGGAGCATGGCCACGTGGTTCACCCTAAAGTACTGGGAACTCATCAGAAG TGAGAAGCTGGCTGTACACAAGGCGAGGTCTTCGCCCCTGGATATGTCCCAATTCCGAAATTTATTCAACACCTGCAAAATCCCGGGTGTGACCAGAGATAAAATTTGCAACTACTTTAAAACTG AATCGGAAGGCAACTGTCCAACTCACCTAATCGCCATGTGCCGGGGGCGGATCTTCAGCTTTGAGGCGGTTCTCGATGGCCAGATTCTGTCTCCTCCAGAAATATCAAG GCAACTCTCATACATCCAGAACATTTGCCAAAATGGCCGGGATGGTCCTGGAGTATCGGCGCTGACCACAGAGGAGAGAACGCGCTGGGCCCGG TCTCGTCAACATCTCATTAGCCTCGACCCCCAGAACTTATCCCATCTGGAGAGGATTCAGAGCAGTTTGTTTGTCTTGTCTCTTgatgaagaatgtccccaaggaTCGCCTGAAGATTACAGCCAG ATCGCCATGTTGGCCTTGGCTGGAGACCCAACCATACGCTGGGGTGACAAATCTTACAACTTCATCTTATGGCGCAACGGCGTGTTTGGCTCCAATTGCGAT CACGCCCCATATGACGCCATGGTGCTTGTGGCCTTATGTGACTACATCGATCAGAGCATTAAAGCCTGCGAGGGGCGCTGGAAG GGCTCATCCTACGTTCGGGAGCTTCCACATCCTGAAGAGTTGGTCTTCACTGTGGATCAGAGAATAATCAATGATATTGCGTCGGCCAAAGCCCAGTATCACTCTCAG GTTTCGGATTTGCAGTTAGCCAATTACGCTTTTACATCCTTTGGCAAGTCGCTCGTTAAGAAGAAGAAACTTCACCCTGACACGTTTGTGCAACTTTCTCTCCAGTTGGCGTTTTATAAACTTCACGGACG TCCTGGTTGCTGCTATGAAACTGCTACAACTAGGATGTTCTATCACGGACGGACAGAGACCATGAGGCCTTGCACAATGGAAGCTGCCAACTGGTGCCGCTCCATGCTGGATCCTGCTTCTACT CGTGCCCAACGGCGAGAACTGATGCTCAAGGCCTTCGCCAAGCATAACAAGTTGATGAGTGAATGTCAGCTCGGCAAAG GATTTGATCGTCATCTCTTGGGTCTCCTCCTTATTGCAAAAAAACAAGGACTTGCTGTCCCGGAAATCTATAATGACCCAGCCTTCACTAAGAG TGGAGGAGGCGGTAACTTTGTCCTCTCTACGAGCCTCGTCGGATATACAAGTATCCATGGAGCTGTGGTCCCAATGATACACGATGGATATGGCTTCTTCTATAGAATCCGAGATGATAG GTTTGTTGCAGCCTGCACCGCCTGGAAGTCCAGCCCTGAAACCGATGCTGACAAGTTGTTGCGGACCGTGTTCCAGAACTTCCATGACATGGTGGATCTGATGGTCAGCGCTCAGCTGTAA